The Setaria viridis chromosome 6, Setaria_viridis_v4.0, whole genome shotgun sequence genome contains a region encoding:
- the LOC140223260 gene encoding uncharacterized protein: SGAFNLMACLKEIPILKGNNHVEWRKKIDFSFICGEIDWVVTTPRPKAPEKPVRDEGDDDAAWQQKERDYAPLELAYTLENKQWTTANKKCMALVKNTIEPAILGLITECDSIAEYLEKIRNQFTGSSKIYATQLFKQLATERYTGGGTGIRDHILRMYNLASQLKPMDLELKSGHIIHLVFASLPKEFDTFVVNYNMQPEQWDMEKMIAMCVQEDDRIRSSYGGSLHYVKDNRKKNANSSFKARGKAPMQQHHQKPLTLDKDQCLHCKKRGHYKKECPDWLKSIMAKRVFEIYLVD, translated from the exons tcaggagcattcaacttaatggcttgtctcaaagagatacccattctgaAAGGAAACAACCATGTagagtggaggaagaagattgattTCTCCTTCATTTGTGGAGAAATTGACTGGGTGGTGACTACACCGCGGCCAAAAGCTCCAGAGAAGCCAGTGAGGgatgaaggtgatgatgatgctgcatggcagcaaaaggaaagggattATGCTCCACTAGAGTTGGCATAtacccttgaaaacaaacagtggaccactgccaacaagaaatgtatggctttggtaaagaatacgattgagcctgcaATTTTGGGCTTGATCACAGAGTGTGACTCCATCGCAGAGTACCtagagaagataaggaatcagttcactggttcctcaaagatatatgctacccagctgttcaagcagctggccacagagaggtacaCTGGAGGAGGAactggcataagagatcacatcttgaggatgtataacttggcatcacagttgaagccaatggatcttgagctcaaatctgggcacattattcatttggttttcGCTTCCCTACCAAAAGAGTTTGACACCTTTGTTGTCAACTATAAtatgcagccagaacagtgggacatggaaaaaatgatagccatgtgcgtgcaggaagatGATAGAATTAGATCCTCATATGGTGGttcattgcactatgtgaaggacaacaggaaaaagaatgctaactcctctttcaaggcacgAGGAAAGGCTCCCATGCAGCAGCatcaccaaaagcctctcacaTTAGACAAAGATCAGTGTCTCCACTGCAAGAAAAGGGGGCATTACAAGAAAGAATGccccgactggttaaagtcgatcatggcaaaaagag tattcgaaatctacttggtggattga